The Urbifossiella limnaea genome has a window encoding:
- a CDS encoding TerC family protein: protein MRRRPLVTLAVGLVAVALALTGRAAAQNGKDATITVAVPAQDYPKVHADLDDGSATIQGVLKLQAIPLRTDTGTRVIDLKHVRRVTFQRDPNGNSQDLVELADKEIVRGRVTADVFTVEADGKATDYPKAKLREVRVDRDEHLSLLGVLIGLLTLTAMEIVLGVDNIIFLAIVAARLPKAEQPKARKIGLAAALGTRLLLLLSLSFILGLTAPIFTLPDLPLMRDLEAREVSWRDVILLVGGLFLIGKSVYEMHEKLEHAKAHAAAGTTPPTEGNASFASTIATIAVIDIVFSLDSVITAVGMVESVPVMIVAMVLAMGVMLAFAGPVSDFVDRHPTVKVLALSFLILIGVMLVAEGFGQHINKGYIYFAMAFAVAIEFINLKLRGSSAAVAAATAEKPAGA from the coding sequence ATGCGCCGCCGCCCGCTCGTCACCCTCGCCGTCGGCCTCGTCGCCGTCGCCCTCGCACTCACCGGCCGGGCCGCAGCCCAGAACGGCAAGGACGCCACCATCACCGTCGCGGTGCCGGCCCAGGACTACCCCAAGGTCCACGCCGACCTCGACGACGGCAGCGCCACCATCCAGGGCGTGCTGAAGCTCCAGGCGATCCCGCTCCGGACCGACACCGGCACCCGCGTCATCGACCTGAAGCACGTCCGCCGGGTGACGTTCCAGCGCGACCCGAACGGGAACTCGCAAGACCTGGTGGAACTGGCCGACAAGGAGATCGTCCGCGGCCGGGTGACCGCCGACGTGTTCACCGTCGAGGCCGACGGCAAGGCGACGGACTACCCGAAGGCGAAGCTCCGCGAGGTGCGCGTGGACCGCGACGAGCACCTGTCGCTGCTCGGCGTGCTCATCGGGCTGCTGACGCTGACGGCGATGGAGATCGTGCTCGGCGTCGACAACATCATCTTCCTGGCGATCGTGGCCGCCCGGCTGCCGAAGGCGGAGCAGCCGAAGGCCCGCAAGATCGGCCTCGCGGCGGCGCTCGGCACCCGGCTCCTGCTGTTGCTGTCGCTGTCGTTCATCCTCGGGCTGACGGCCCCGATCTTCACCCTGCCGGACCTTCCGTTGATGCGCGACCTGGAGGCCCGCGAGGTGTCGTGGCGCGACGTGATCCTGCTGGTCGGCGGGCTGTTCCTGATCGGCAAGAGCGTCTACGAGATGCACGAGAAGCTGGAGCACGCGAAGGCCCACGCCGCGGCCGGCACCACGCCGCCGACCGAGGGGAACGCCAGCTTCGCCAGCACGATCGCCACCATCGCGGTGATCGACATCGTGTTCTCGCTGGACTCGGTCATCACCGCGGTGGGCATGGTGGAGAGCGTGCCGGTGATGATCGTGGCGATGGTCCTGGCGATGGGCGTGATGCTGGCGTTCGCCGGCCCGGTGAGCGACTTCGTGGACCGCCACCCGACGGTGAAGGTGCTGGCGCTGTCGTTCCTCATCCTGATCGGCGTGATGCTCGTGGCCGAGGGGTTCGGCCAGCACATCAACAAGGGGTACATCTACTTCGCCATGGCGTTCGCGGTGGCGATCGAGTTCATCAACCTGAAGCTCCGCGGGTCGTCGGCCGCGGTCGCGGCGGCGACGGCGGAAAAGCCGGCGGGGGCGTGA
- a CDS encoding acyltransferase family protein has protein sequence MPPRQPRYDSLDVWRGVACLMVVAYHAAVYTHSDAFEEQLRAHGGSAAEYLLAAVGRFWFGVPVFFVVSGYCIAASADAARGKPGGVGRFFVRRVRRIYPPLWAATAIGVVLALVLARTAWPGQGAAERVPMADPAGLSPVQWLGNLTLIEEWRPALGGPEKDYFLGQIWTLCYEEQFYLVVGLLLLACPRWFFPAVWVVTGLVLLNVAGPERYQVHVPGLFTEGLWLSFAAGVAVYYRRNHADATAGVLYELLLLAATVAAVRFDPDPLGHGKTLAKWTWVAGAFAVLACRLSPHDAALSSARWAAPLRFCGRMCYSLYLVHPLVAVPVAWLFWRAGLTSPAVTVFVMLPAAVLASVPVGYAFCRLVEQRFAGAARPAEPARELLPTPAAA, from the coding sequence ATGCCGCCGCGCCAGCCCCGGTACGACTCGCTCGACGTGTGGCGGGGCGTCGCCTGCCTCATGGTCGTGGCGTACCACGCGGCCGTGTACACGCACTCCGACGCCTTCGAGGAACAGCTCCGCGCCCACGGGGGCAGCGCGGCCGAATATCTGCTCGCGGCCGTCGGCCGGTTCTGGTTCGGGGTGCCGGTCTTCTTCGTCGTCAGCGGGTACTGCATCGCGGCGAGCGCCGACGCGGCCCGCGGCAAGCCCGGCGGCGTCGGCCGGTTCTTCGTCCGCCGCGTCCGCCGCATCTACCCGCCGCTGTGGGCCGCGACCGCCATCGGCGTCGTCCTGGCACTGGTGCTGGCGCGGACCGCATGGCCCGGTCAGGGCGCCGCCGAGCGCGTGCCGATGGCCGACCCCGCCGGCCTGTCGCCCGTTCAGTGGCTCGGCAACCTCACGCTCATCGAGGAGTGGCGGCCCGCGCTCGGCGGCCCCGAGAAGGACTACTTCCTCGGCCAAATCTGGACGCTGTGCTACGAGGAGCAGTTCTACCTCGTCGTCGGCCTGCTGCTGCTCGCGTGCCCGCGGTGGTTCTTCCCCGCGGTGTGGGTCGTCACTGGGCTGGTGCTGCTGAACGTCGCCGGCCCGGAACGATACCAGGTTCACGTCCCCGGACTGTTCACGGAAGGGCTGTGGCTGTCGTTCGCGGCCGGGGTCGCCGTCTACTACCGCCGCAACCACGCCGACGCGACCGCCGGCGTGCTCTACGAACTGCTGCTGCTCGCCGCGACGGTCGCCGCCGTCCGCTTCGACCCCGACCCGCTCGGGCACGGCAAAACGCTGGCGAAGTGGACGTGGGTCGCCGGCGCGTTCGCCGTGCTGGCGTGCCGGCTGTCGCCGCACGACGCGGCGCTTTCGTCGGCCCGGTGGGCGGCGCCGCTGCGGTTCTGCGGGCGGATGTGCTACAGCCTGTACCTCGTTCACCCGCTCGTGGCGGTACCGGTGGCGTGGCTGTTCTGGCGGGCCGGGCTCACGTCGCCGGCGGTCACGGTGTTCGTCATGCTGCCGGCCGCGGTGCTGGCGTCGGTGCCGGTCGGGTACGCTTTTTGCCGACTGGTCGAGCAGCGGTTCGCCGGTGCCGCCCGGCCCGCCGAACCCGCGCGGGAATTGTTGCCGACCCCTGCCGCCGCCTGA
- a CDS encoding bifunctional 4-hydroxy-2-oxoglutarate aldolase/2-dehydro-3-deoxy-phosphogluconate aldolase — protein sequence MSRERHLQRVLDCGIVAVVRYSDPGPLVEVVRALADGGVTVAEVTFTVPNAVDVIREAKRQLGDRVLLGAGTVLDPETCRAAFLAGAEFVVSPAVNVDVIRMCRRYDKLVMPGAFTPTEVLTAWEAGADIVKVFPADVVGPAFFRALRGPLPQVKLMPTGGVDLTTAVEFLKAGAVCLGVGSQLVEPAAVAAGDFARITALAREYAGVVKAFRGGRPA from the coding sequence ATGAGTCGTGAACGGCACCTGCAGCGCGTCCTGGACTGCGGCATCGTCGCGGTCGTCCGCTACTCCGACCCCGGTCCGCTGGTCGAGGTGGTGCGCGCCCTCGCCGACGGCGGCGTGACCGTCGCCGAGGTGACGTTCACGGTGCCGAACGCGGTGGACGTGATCCGCGAGGCGAAGCGGCAACTCGGCGACCGCGTGCTGCTCGGCGCCGGCACCGTCCTCGACCCCGAGACGTGCCGGGCGGCGTTCCTCGCGGGGGCCGAGTTCGTGGTCTCGCCGGCGGTGAACGTGGACGTGATCCGCATGTGCCGGCGGTACGACAAGCTGGTGATGCCGGGGGCGTTCACGCCGACCGAGGTGCTGACCGCGTGGGAGGCCGGGGCCGACATCGTGAAGGTGTTCCCGGCCGACGTGGTGGGGCCGGCGTTCTTCCGGGCGCTGCGCGGGCCGCTGCCGCAGGTGAAGCTGATGCCGACCGGCGGCGTGGACCTGACGACCGCGGTCGAGTTTCTGAAGGCGGGGGCCGTCTGCCTCGGCGTCGGCAGCCAGCTGGTGGAGCCGGCGGCGGTCGCGGCCGGCGACTTCGCCCGCATCACGGCGCTGGCGCGGGAGTACGCCGGCGTGGTGAAGGCGTTCCGGGGCGGGCGGCCGGCGTGA
- a CDS encoding sugar kinase has protein sequence MSVDVVTFGEVMVRLAPPHFQRLEQARSLDLEVGGAELNTAVGLVRLGRSAAWVSALPENSLGKLVANRVREAGVSDRHVRYTDGRCGLYFLEFGAAPRASSVLYDRKDSAISRVTADTFDWPALLAGARWFHVSGITAALSPGAADAVGAALKAARGLGLGTSIDLNYRAKLWSREDAARVMGGLLRDCELVIASEADAEFLFGVTGADFPAVAEGLMARFGVQAVAGTRREAPLVWRNRFAAVGYSAGKLYESAWYDVEIVDRLGAGDALAAGLIHGMLDGDLGKGVDYGGALGALKHTIPGDLPWLDAAEVEATLQGQGLRVRR, from the coding sequence ATGTCCGTTGACGTAGTCACGTTCGGCGAGGTGATGGTGCGGCTGGCACCGCCGCACTTCCAGCGGCTGGAGCAGGCCCGCAGCCTCGACCTGGAGGTCGGCGGTGCCGAGCTCAACACCGCCGTCGGACTGGTGCGCCTCGGCCGGTCCGCGGCGTGGGTGTCAGCCCTGCCGGAGAATTCGCTCGGTAAGCTCGTCGCCAACCGCGTGCGGGAAGCAGGCGTGTCCGACCGGCACGTCCGCTACACCGACGGCCGCTGTGGCTTGTACTTTCTGGAATTCGGCGCCGCCCCGCGGGCCAGCTCGGTGCTGTACGACCGCAAGGACTCCGCGATCAGCCGCGTGACCGCGGACACGTTCGACTGGCCGGCGCTGCTCGCGGGGGCACGCTGGTTCCACGTCTCCGGCATCACCGCGGCCCTGAGCCCCGGCGCGGCCGACGCCGTCGGCGCGGCGCTGAAGGCGGCGCGCGGGCTGGGCCTCGGCACGAGCATCGACCTGAACTACCGGGCGAAGCTGTGGAGCCGGGAGGACGCGGCGCGGGTCATGGGCGGGCTGCTGCGCGACTGCGAACTCGTGATCGCCAGCGAGGCCGACGCCGAGTTCCTGTTCGGCGTCACCGGCGCCGACTTCCCCGCGGTCGCGGAGGGGCTGATGGCGCGGTTCGGCGTGCAGGCCGTGGCCGGCACCCGCCGCGAGGCGCCGCTGGTGTGGCGGAACCGCTTCGCCGCCGTCGGCTACTCCGCGGGGAAGCTGTACGAGTCGGCGTGGTACGACGTCGAGATCGTGGACCGCCTCGGCGCCGGCGACGCGCTCGCGGCCGGGCTCATCCACGGGATGCTCGACGGCGACCTGGGGAAGGGCGTGGACTACGGCGGGGCGCTGGGCGCGCTGAAGCACACGATCCCCGGCGACCTGCCGTGGCTGGACGCGGCCGAGGTGGAGGCGACGCTGCAGGGGCAGGGGCTGCGGGTCCGACGGTAA
- a CDS encoding NAD(P)H-hydrate epimerase yields the protein MDLTLTRAQVRDLDRRAVEDFGMPGVCLMENAGRGAAELFTRLNPDRLPAVILCGPGNNGGDGFVLARHLDNRGWPVVVWLLRPEAGQSFGFARAAAAVDRKLSPDCAVNAEVWAHARELKTNVATGNAWKEALVADVNAAGWVIDALFGTGLTRPVTAPFDELIPFVNASGKPVLAVDVPTGLDCDTGEPLGHAVRATHTATFVAPKRGFAAAAAWTGVVHVVDIGAPRALIESLRGGEPGASAPGFLPR from the coding sequence ATGGATCTGACACTCACCCGCGCCCAGGTGCGCGACCTCGACCGGCGGGCGGTCGAGGACTTCGGCATGCCCGGCGTGTGCCTCATGGAGAACGCCGGCCGCGGCGCCGCCGAGTTGTTCACGCGGCTGAACCCCGACAGGCTGCCGGCCGTGATCCTCTGCGGCCCCGGCAACAACGGCGGCGACGGGTTCGTCCTCGCCCGCCACCTCGACAACCGCGGCTGGCCGGTCGTCGTGTGGCTGTTGCGGCCCGAGGCGGGGCAGTCGTTCGGCTTCGCCCGCGCCGCCGCGGCCGTGGACCGGAAGCTGTCGCCGGACTGCGCCGTGAACGCCGAGGTGTGGGCGCACGCCCGCGAGCTGAAGACGAACGTCGCCACCGGCAACGCCTGGAAGGAGGCGCTCGTCGCCGACGTGAACGCCGCCGGGTGGGTGATCGACGCCCTGTTCGGCACCGGCCTGACGCGGCCGGTGACGGCGCCGTTCGACGAGCTAATCCCGTTCGTGAACGCCAGCGGCAAGCCGGTGCTGGCGGTGGACGTGCCGACCGGCCTGGACTGCGACACCGGCGAGCCGCTGGGGCATGCCGTGCGGGCGACGCACACGGCGACGTTCGTGGCGCCGAAGCGTGGCTTCGCCGCCGCGGCGGCGTGGACGGGCGTGGTTCACGTCGTGGACATCGGCGCGCCGCGAGCGCTCATCGAGAGCCTCCGCGGAGGCGAGCCGGGAGCGTCGGCCCCCGGATTCTTGCCGCGCTGA
- a CDS encoding amidase has product MTPTRRDLFVAAASLGVGSTTFHRALAAQAPDFVTTVTPDMVRAAEWVAGLELSDEQRRQVATGLTQAMRGTAALHRAKVGNDVPPALHFLPDPGRPPVGPRGTVAFTPPAADRPATDDDLAFLPLTKLAALLREKKVSSTDLTKLYLARLKKYDPALKCVVNLTEELALRQAAEADRELAAGTPRGLLHGVPWVAKDLIAYPGTKTTWGATPFREQTIDAKATVADRIERAGGVMVAKVTLGALAMGDRWFGGMTRNPWNVRQGSSGSSAGSASAVAAGCACYGIGSETWGSITSPSTRCGVTGLRPTFGRVSRHGCMALSWSMDKLGPLARSVEDCALILSVVHGHDGLDPTAVTHPFTWPAPRPLKEIRVGFFESTPDAVKQALTDLGVRLVPFRLPAGLPVAALSVILDVEASAAFDDLTRAGVTEGLNTWPATFRRGRFVPAVDYLRAQRVRTQLMKQMAAAMTDVDVYVGSPDNGLLTNLTGHPVVCLPNGLARGADGVEVPTSLTFTGRLWGEAELLAVAKAYQDATGHHLRRPDMTKVTAENAEPKK; this is encoded by the coding sequence GTGACCCCCACCCGCCGCGACCTGTTCGTCGCCGCCGCGAGCCTCGGCGTCGGCAGCACCACGTTCCACCGCGCCCTCGCCGCCCAAGCCCCCGACTTCGTCACAACGGTCACGCCGGACATGGTCCGCGCCGCCGAGTGGGTCGCCGGATTGGAATTGTCCGACGAGCAGCGCCGCCAGGTCGCCACCGGGCTGACGCAGGCGATGCGCGGCACCGCGGCGCTGCACCGGGCGAAGGTCGGCAACGACGTGCCGCCGGCCCTGCACTTCCTCCCGGACCCCGGCCGGCCGCCGGTCGGGCCGCGCGGCACCGTCGCGTTCACGCCGCCCGCCGCCGACCGCCCCGCAACCGACGACGACCTGGCGTTCCTGCCGCTCACGAAGCTCGCCGCCCTGCTCCGCGAGAAGAAGGTGAGTTCGACCGACCTCACGAAGTTGTACCTGGCCCGCCTCAAGAAGTACGACCCGGCGCTGAAGTGCGTCGTGAACCTGACGGAGGAGCTGGCGCTGCGGCAGGCCGCGGAGGCCGACCGCGAACTCGCCGCCGGCACGCCGCGCGGCCTGCTCCACGGCGTGCCGTGGGTGGCGAAGGATTTGATCGCCTACCCTGGCACGAAGACGACGTGGGGCGCTACTCCGTTTCGGGAGCAAACGATCGACGCCAAGGCGACCGTGGCCGACCGCATTGAGCGCGCCGGTGGGGTGATGGTGGCCAAGGTGACGCTCGGCGCCCTGGCGATGGGGGACCGCTGGTTCGGCGGCATGACGCGCAACCCGTGGAACGTCCGCCAGGGGTCTAGCGGCTCGTCGGCGGGTAGTGCTTCGGCGGTGGCCGCGGGGTGTGCCTGCTACGGCATCGGCAGCGAAACGTGGGGGAGCATCACGTCGCCGAGCACGCGCTGCGGTGTGACCGGCCTGCGGCCGACGTTCGGCCGCGTCAGCCGGCACGGGTGCATGGCTCTGAGCTGGAGCATGGACAAGCTCGGTCCGCTCGCCCGCTCCGTCGAGGACTGCGCCCTGATTCTGTCGGTCGTCCACGGCCACGACGGGCTCGACCCCACGGCCGTGACGCACCCGTTCACGTGGCCCGCGCCACGACCACTGAAGGAAATCCGCGTCGGCTTCTTCGAGAGCACGCCGGACGCAGTGAAACAGGCGCTCACCGACCTGGGCGTGCGGCTCGTCCCGTTCCGCCTGCCGGCCGGGCTGCCGGTGGCGGCGCTGTCGGTGATCCTGGACGTGGAGGCGTCCGCGGCGTTCGACGACCTGACGCGGGCCGGCGTCACCGAGGGGCTGAACACGTGGCCGGCGACGTTCCGCCGCGGGCGCTTCGTGCCGGCCGTGGACTACCTCCGCGCCCAGCGGGTGCGGACGCAGTTGATGAAGCAGATGGCCGCGGCGATGACCGACGTGGACGTGTACGTCGGCTCGCCGGACAACGGCCTGCTGACGAATCTGACGGGGCACCCGGTGGTGTGCCTGCCGAACGGCCTGGCCCGCGGCGCCGACGGCGTTGAGGTGCCGACGAGCCTGACGTTCACGGGCCGGCTGTGGGGCGAGGCAGAACTGCTGGCGGTGGCGAAGGCGTACCAGGACGCGACCGGCCACCACCTGCGGCGGCCGGACATGACGAAGGTGACGGCCGAGAACGCGGAGCCGAAGAAATAG
- a CDS encoding DUF2256 domain-containing protein — protein sequence MPKRELPTKLCPACGRPFAWRKKWAKVWDQVRYCSERCRRAKGAR from the coding sequence GTGCCGAAGCGCGAGTTGCCGACGAAGCTGTGCCCGGCGTGCGGCCGCCCGTTCGCCTGGCGGAAGAAGTGGGCGAAAGTGTGGGACCAGGTCCGCTACTGCTCCGAGCGCTGCCGGCGGGCGAAGGGAGCGAGATGA
- a CDS encoding small basic protein translates to MSIDKSLKRKGGMKRTRCVMTRAERIEKMMESGSFKAEQSPFGIPKTIVTKVVLRKKVKKEAAGDAAAADDKKDAKKK, encoded by the coding sequence ATGAGCATCGACAAGAGCCTGAAGCGCAAGGGCGGGATGAAGCGGACCCGGTGCGTGATGACCCGGGCCGAGCGGATCGAGAAGATGATGGAGAGCGGCTCGTTCAAGGCCGAGCAGAGCCCGTTCGGCATCCCGAAGACGATCGTGACGAAGGTCGTCCTCCGCAAGAAGGTGAAGAAGGAAGCCGCCGGCGACGCCGCGGCCGCCGACGACAAGAAGGACGCGAAGAAGAAGTAA
- the folK gene encoding 2-amino-4-hydroxy-6-hydroxymethyldihydropteridine diphosphokinase, whose protein sequence is MPVAYIGLGSNLGDRRATLDAAVRRLEAEPGLRFLRVSGYYETAPVDCPPASGDYLNAAAAVETDRDPKDILRLLQQIERQFGRVRTGVNSPRTVDLDILLYGDRVIDTPDLVVPHPRMHERAFVIEPLLDIAADTVHPVLGKTIRELRGNVPPENVRPIPCPVPPATDTLRGMSALVTGSTRGIGRAICSAMSTAGAFVLTHGRREPPPPPQWAHLAADLSDPEACDRLADAAWEKVRGLDIVVLNAGADTLTGDAASWSFDQKLDALLAVDLKATMRLGRNLGARMKARGRGVILTVGWDQAETGMEGDSGELFAAVKGAVMCFTRSLALSLAPEVRVNCLAPGWIRTAWGESASPTWQERVRRETPLGVWGLPEDVAAAAVWLASPAAGFVTGQTYRVNGGAVRA, encoded by the coding sequence ATGCCCGTCGCGTACATCGGCCTCGGGAGCAACCTCGGCGACCGGCGGGCGACGCTCGACGCCGCCGTCCGCCGCCTTGAAGCCGAGCCGGGGCTGCGCTTCCTCCGCGTCTCGGGATACTACGAGACGGCACCGGTTGACTGCCCGCCCGCGAGCGGCGACTACCTCAACGCCGCCGCCGCTGTCGAGACGGACCGCGACCCAAAAGACATCCTCCGACTACTCCAGCAGATCGAACGGCAGTTCGGCCGCGTTCGTACCGGCGTCAACTCGCCGCGCACCGTGGACCTCGACATCCTACTCTACGGCGACCGGGTGATCGACACTCCGGATCTCGTCGTGCCGCACCCGCGGATGCACGAGCGGGCGTTCGTCATCGAGCCGTTGCTCGACATCGCCGCCGACACGGTTCACCCCGTCCTCGGTAAGACCATCCGCGAACTTCGGGGGAACGTGCCGCCCGAGAATGTGCGCCCGATTCCATGCCCCGTACCGCCCGCGACCGACACACTGCGTGGCATGTCAGCCCTGGTGACGGGTTCGACGCGCGGGATCGGGCGTGCGATCTGCTCGGCGATGAGCACGGCCGGTGCGTTCGTCCTGACGCACGGCCGCCGAGAGCCACCCCCTCCACCCCAGTGGGCTCATCTGGCCGCGGACCTGAGCGACCCGGAAGCGTGCGACCGACTGGCCGATGCGGCCTGGGAAAAGGTCCGCGGCCTCGACATCGTGGTCCTGAACGCCGGGGCCGACACGCTCACCGGCGACGCCGCGAGCTGGTCGTTCGACCAGAAGCTCGACGCCCTCCTCGCTGTCGACCTGAAGGCGACGATGCGGCTCGGCCGCAACCTCGGCGCCCGCATGAAGGCGCGCGGCCGCGGCGTCATCCTCACCGTCGGCTGGGACCAGGCCGAGACCGGCATGGAGGGCGACAGCGGCGAACTCTTCGCCGCGGTGAAGGGGGCGGTGATGTGCTTCACCCGGTCGCTGGCGCTGAGCCTGGCGCCGGAGGTGCGCGTGAACTGCCTCGCGCCCGGGTGGATTCGCACGGCGTGGGGCGAGTCGGCGTCGCCGACCTGGCAGGAGCGGGTGCGGCGCGAAACGCCGCTCGGCGTCTGGGGGCTGCCCGAGGACGTGGCCGCGGCCGCGGTGTGGCTGGCGTCGCCGGCGGCGGGCTTCGTGACGGGCCAGACGTACCGCGTGAACGGCGGGGCGGTGCGGGCGTAG
- a CDS encoding pYEATS domain-containing protein: MSDAPTPDGDVVVVAEEEPRWQWVRRGAFVALALALVCLGVARVAGVTKADEKVLYFLAAAGLVLMLERVTEFSVGKDGVTAKLARQAYQLAQANRKIVSGEVGGKPAGAVPAGPPVGDPLAAVGGRSVDPNDRNKGQFGGSPTANGWTVEVGGIKPLPGELCQFVVRVSRQATGQPAAEAILYLHDTFRASERRLAVGSGVATETIVAYGGFTLGVEVKDGQTPPTRLELDLANDTRFPQWFRER, encoded by the coding sequence GTGTCTGATGCACCAACGCCGGACGGCGACGTGGTCGTGGTGGCCGAGGAGGAGCCGCGCTGGCAGTGGGTCCGCCGCGGGGCGTTCGTCGCTCTCGCGCTGGCGCTCGTGTGCCTCGGCGTGGCCCGCGTCGCGGGCGTGACTAAGGCCGACGAGAAGGTGCTGTACTTCCTCGCCGCCGCCGGGCTCGTGCTGATGCTGGAGCGCGTCACAGAGTTCTCGGTCGGCAAGGACGGGGTGACCGCGAAGCTCGCCCGACAGGCCTACCAGTTGGCCCAGGCGAACCGCAAAATCGTGTCCGGCGAGGTGGGCGGCAAGCCGGCCGGCGCCGTACCCGCTGGGCCGCCCGTCGGCGACCCGCTCGCGGCGGTCGGCGGACGCTCGGTCGATCCCAACGACCGCAACAAAGGGCAGTTCGGCGGTAGCCCTACGGCCAACGGCTGGACGGTCGAAGTCGGCGGCATCAAGCCGCTCCCCGGCGAGTTGTGTCAGTTCGTCGTCCGGGTGTCGCGGCAGGCCACCGGCCAACCTGCCGCGGAAGCGATCCTGTACCTGCACGACACGTTCCGCGCGTCCGAACGGCGCCTGGCCGTCGGGTCCGGCGTCGCTACGGAAACCATCGTCGCGTACGGCGGCTTCACCCTCGGGGTCGAAGTGAAAGACGGCCAAACCCCGCCGACCCGGTTGGAGCTCGACCTGGCGAACGACACCCGCTTCCCGCAGTGGTTCCGCGAGCGGTGA